Part of the Sorghum bicolor cultivar BTx623 chromosome 1, Sorghum_bicolor_NCBIv3, whole genome shotgun sequence genome, GGCTACCTGCTGGGCCACTATTTTAGGAGGCGGGCTTCATAATGtgtccgcctcggttaatggatTTACCGAGACGGTTGCATTATAATGCCCGCCTTAGTTAGtaggcattaaccgaggcggttataTTACATTGCTCGTCTCGGTTAATGGATTATTTTAGGAGGCGGTTATTTTTAACCAcctcagttaatagaaaattaccgcctcggttaatccgaGGTATTAATCGAGGCAGTTGTAGTGCTCGCCtcggaaaaaaataaatatctggcaaaagattttttttgtagtagtgtgattagtaaaaAATGAATAGTTTGttcttttttctcttctttctttcctCGTGGCCCCCTCTCCACACCTCATCCTCTCTCATCCGGAGCAGCAGGGACCGCTGCGGCTACCTGACCAGCATGGCAAGTTCTGGCGCGACCGCCTGGTCAGCGCGGCAGGGGCCGTGGCGGCCTCCTGGCCAGTGCAGCAAGAGAGGAAGAAGATATTTTTTTGGCCCCCCTAGATATGTTTTTATAATACATACTGATCCACTTTAGAGTTGGAGCTATACTAAATGGTTTGATGGGAGCTCAGTGCCACCATAGAGCTGCTAAGTGGTGAAGCACCTGCTCCAGAGAAGTGTTTTTAGAGCTGGAGCTCAAAGAATGGAGGGAATAAGCCAGTAAGGCTTGAAGTTAAAATTAAACGTATTAGTCCTTCAAGAACCAGCAGCATTTGGATCACATTAAAGCTCCCTAAGAAGAAAGATGATCTAGCATAGGATGTACCGCAATTTGTAGTGGATCCTACCTACAATGTCTCGACTGTCAAAATTGGTCAGAAATTGTAAGAATATATATTCatatagaaaagaaaagaaactaTAACAAATAATTTCTACCAGCCATAAAGAAATTAATTACGATCTGTTGCACAATGACGATCATACTGGTCAAGtattaaaaataaattaatcaGAACAATCTCCGACCCCACGAGAGCTGCAAGCTTGCAACTGTACTTCTTGCAAGAGGAAACAAGACAAACTGCAAGAATCTTATCTGGCGAAAAGACAGTCAGTCATGTTAGCGCAGCACAAAGCAACATGCGCCCACAGTGATCCCATGCATTTGCAAAGAAAATGGCACGCAGCTCTTGCAAAATTTtatatatagaaacaaaaaaatgCGATGGTCCAAGGTACATAGAAGAAAGCTACAATGAGGTACAGATGTAGTAGTATATGTATGAATTATTGAACTGACGAACTCTACGAAAAATGTAGCGATGATCTTTCACCAAAACAAATGAACTCTCTCTCGCCCTCTCTCTCTAAGCTACAAATAAATTCAGTTCTGAGATGCCTGCCGGTCGTCTGTCCTCAAGGACGACACGCAGGAAGTAGCTACATGAGGAGGCTGCGGATGACGGCGGCCTGTGCGGTGCTGACGTCTGCGGTGGTGAGGAGCTCAGAGAGGAGGTCGCTGAGGTCGTCGACCTCCCGGTGCAGGCTCCGGATATAGCTGCATGTCTCCTGCAGCACCCTCGCCGACGGCACCTGCATGTACACATATATAAGTAACTTAGTAAGTATTGGCGGATCGGATTTCCTCACATTGTTGGCGGCGGGATTAACGTACGTACCCTGCTGTCGTTGGTCCGCAGTCGGGCGTCGGGGAGGAGCGCCTGCAGCTTGGTCACGAGGTCGCTGATCTGCTCGTCGCTGATGCGCGACGGACCACCGGACGACGCCCTCGAACGCGACCGCCGGCTCGACATCTCCTCTCCTGGACTCTTGGAAGGGCAACTGGTGGGCAAGTAGCAGCTCGGAAACAAGAGGGTAGCAGAACCTGCTCGTGCATGGGAGGTTGGAATGGAACGGGCAGGTGCCTTGGGTTGGGGGAGTTAAATATAGAGAGGAAGAGGCCTGCAGATCAGAGAAACCTCGAGAGTGTCAAACTCGGACGCTGCAGCGGTGACGGCAGAGCCGTCTTTCACATGCGCTTCACATTGTTGAAATATCGTCTTTCAGGGGGACCAAACGATTTTATTGTCGAAAATCGATCTGGGGTCTGGGGAAAATTCTGGAATCAACTTCCACCGATTAATCCCCTTTTGTATGTACATTTACATCTTGGCCCCTATATTATTATATAATTAGGAGTAGTTAATGCATGACCTCTTATTTCTCTGCATCGATACCCTCACTACGGCATAACCGTCCAAATTATGCATATACTTGTCATCGTCGCGAAGTCTTTTGACTCATAGTTTGCTGGGTGCGCCCTAGGGAGATCCTTAATCATCCAATCCTTATATCATCATTCGTACATAGAGGATACACTAAAGAAACGGCTCAACCGGTCCTCAGCATTACAAGATTTTACATAGATAATTATA contains:
- the LOC8067540 gene encoding transcription factor ILI7; this encodes MSSRRSRSRASSGGPSRISDEQISDLVTKLQALLPDARLRTNDSRVPSARVLQETCSYIRSLHREVDDLSDLLSELLTTADVSTAQAAVIRSLLM